The proteins below are encoded in one region of Tachypleus tridentatus isolate NWPU-2018 chromosome 4, ASM421037v1, whole genome shotgun sequence:
- the LOC143249983 gene encoding motile sperm domain-containing protein 2-like: MIRDTLKWRKEMGINDLGKENLLAEPFIAGTIGATVPFSCDKAGCRILVMKVKHHKKNSSTLLEQKKFIAGWIEKLDRETNGGRISLLMDCTSSNRSNMDMELIMYITTLFKYYFPFALGYVYFYEMPWLCKALCKILKIRLPAKATRRFKFINKSSISNYIALDQLPTYLGGSCILDCAIMQSNGEQSEKKVPQDQDFPSPPPPFPGDTIAVGSFLKICPAATLVFPESIYSEPAPVCLTLTSITNNCVGYELKTNSFGIYHIEPPWGVIEPGRFQNIYINLTKGLHCGPTDVITVEAVEFEEEEPKTILKHKFKCVNFGLMLEDTEDWLTEGKIKVTPKERGTICMKIVVSHSLLQNGGIMMVVQAFHGIVQVCNPSEKQCGPSGLSWSSSVIAIFEGIEWVLQKRWKP, encoded by the exons ATCTAGGAAAGGAAAATTTGCTCGCTGAGCCTTTTATTGCTGGGACGATTGGGGCTACGGTTCCATTTAGCTGCGATAAAGCAGGGTGTAGAATAT TGGTAATGAAGGTTAAACATCACAAGAAAAATTCTTCCACCCTGCTGGAACAAAAGAAGTTTATAGCTGGCTGGATAGAAAAGTTGGATCGAGAAACCAATGGAGGGAGAATTTCCCTCTTGATGGATTGTACAAGTTCTAATCGTTCAAACATG GATATGGAACTGATCATGTATATAACAACCCTATTTAAATACTATTTTCCTTTTGCTTTGG GTTATGTATATTTCTATGAAATGCCTTGGTTGTGTaaag cCCTTTGTAAGATTCTAAAGATCAGGCTACCAGCTAAGGCAACAAGAAGATTCAAGTTTATCAACAAATCGTCTATTAGCAATTATATAGCTCTGGACCAGCTGCCTACCTACCTGGGGGGTTCT TGTATCCTAGACTGTGCTATCATGCAGTCAAATGGCGAGCAAAGTGAAAAAAAG gTACCTCAAGACCAAGACTTTCCTTCCCCACCACCTCCTTTTCCAGGGGACACCATTGCTGTTGGTTCATTTTTGAAGATCTG CCCAGCAGCAACATTGGTGTTCCCTGAAAGCATTTACTCTGAACCTGCTCCTGTGTGTCTTACACTCACCAGCATCACAAATAATTGTGTTGGATATGAG TTAAAGACAAATAGTTTCGGAATTTATCACATTGAACCACCATGGGGAGTAATTGAGCCAGGAAGGTTTCAGAATATCTACATTAATCTGACTAAAG GTTTACACTGTGGACCCACAGATGTAATTACTGTGGAAGCTGTAGAATTTGAAGAAGAAGAACcaaaaactattttgaaacataA GTTCAAATGTGTCAATTTTGGACTTATGTTAGAAGACACAGAAGACTGGCTCACAGAAGGCAAAATCAAAGTTACACCCAAAGAG AGGGGCACCATCTGCATGAAAATTGTAGTGTCACATTCGTTGCTGCAGAATGGGGGAATCATGATGGTTGTGCAAGCATTCCACGGTATTGTGCAAGTATGCAATCCTTCTGAGAA GCAATGTGGTCCTTCAGGACTGTCCTGGTCCTCCTCAGTCATAGCCATATTTGAAGGGATTGAATGGGTACTTCAGAAACGATGGAAGCCTTAA